A single genomic interval of Eleutherodactylus coqui strain aEleCoq1 chromosome 3, aEleCoq1.hap1, whole genome shotgun sequence harbors:
- the DDX17 gene encoding probable ATP-dependent RNA helicase DDX17 isoform X2, with amino-acid sequence MRGSFMDRDRGGAGGSRFPKFGNPGERLRKKRWDLNELPKFEKNFYTEHPEVVRMSIHDIEEVRRKKEITVRGINCPKLVYSFLQANFPQYVMDVLIDQRFKEPTPIQCQGFPLALSGRDMVGIAQTGSGKTLAYLLPAMVHINHQPYLERGDGPICLVLAPTRELAQQVQQVADEYGKSSRLKSTCIYGGAPKGPQIRDLERGVEICIATPGRLIDFLEAGKTNLRRCTYLVLDEADRMLDMGFEPQIRKIVDQIRPDRQTLMWSATWPKEVRQLAEDFLRDYVQINVGNLELAANHNILQIVDVCQESEKDHKLIQLMEEIMAEKENKTIIFVETKRRCDDLTRRMRRDGWPAMCIHGDKSQQERDWVLNEFRSGKAPILIATDVASRGLEAADHSQYRASCLSKIEGDEHWKLPR; translated from the exons TGCCGGTGGTTCCCGCTTTCCAAAGTTCGGTAATCCAGGAGAACGTCTCCGTAAGAAGCGCTGGGATTTAAATGAGCTTCCAAAATTTGAGAAGAACTTTTACACGGAGCATCCTGAAGTAGTACGCATGTCAATT CATGACATTGAAGAAGTGCGCAGAAAGAAAGAGATTACTGTCCGAGGGATAAATTGCCCAAAACTTGTCTATAGTTTCCTACAGGCTAACTTTCCTC AGTATGTTATGGATGTTCTTATTGACCAACGATTTAAGGAACCTACCCCAATCCAATGCCAGGGATTTCCTCTTGCGTTGAGCGGTCGAGATATGGTGGGAATTGCCCAGACCGGATCTGGCAAAACACTTGCG TATTTGCTGCCTGCAATGGTGCACATCAACCACCAGCCTTATCTGGAGCGAGGAGATGGACCAATT TGCTTGGTTCTCGCTCCAACCAGAGAATTGGCTCAGCAAGTACAGCAAGTAGCTGATGAGTATGGGAAGTCATCTCGGCTGAAGAGTACATGCATTTATGGTGGTGCTCCTAAGGGTCCACAGATACGTGATCTTGAAAGAG GTGTGGAGATTTGCATTGCCACTCCAGGCAGACTCATTGACTTTTTGGAGGCTGGGAAAACCAATTTGAGGCGCTGTACATACCTAGTGCTGGATGAAGCTGACAGAATGCTTGACATGGGTTTTGAGCCACAGATCCGCAAAATTGTGGACCAAATCAGG CCTGACAGACAAACTCTAATGTGGAGCGCCACATGGCCAAAAGAGGTGCGTCAACTAGCTGAGGACTTCTTGAGGGATTACGTACAGATTAATGTGGGAAATTTGGAGCTCGCTGCCAATCATAATATCCTCCAGATCGTTGATGTTTGCCAGGAGAGTGAGAAGGATCACAA ACTTATCCAACTAATGGAAgaaataatggcagaaaaagaaaacaaaacaatcaTTTTTGTGGAAACCAAACGCCGCTGTGATGATCTTACTCGCAGAATGAGGCGCGATGG GTGGCCTGCAATGTGTATCCATGGTGACAAGAGTCAACAAGAACGAGACTGGGTCTTGAATG AATTTCGCTCTGGAAAAGCACCAATCCTAATCGCTACAGATGTCGCTTCACGAGGTCTAG AAGCTGCAGATCACTCTCAGTACAGGGCCAGCTGCCTGTCGAAAATAGAGGGGGATGAACACTGGAAGCTGCCCCGCTAA
- the DDX17 gene encoding probable ATP-dependent RNA helicase DDX17 isoform X1 codes for MRGSFMDRDRGGAGGSRFPKFGNPGERLRKKRWDLNELPKFEKNFYTEHPEVVRMSIHDIEEVRRKKEITVRGINCPKLVYSFLQANFPQYVMDVLIDQRFKEPTPIQCQGFPLALSGRDMVGIAQTGSGKTLAYLLPAMVHINHQPYLERGDGPICLVLAPTRELAQQVQQVADEYGKSSRLKSTCIYGGAPKGPQIRDLERGVEICIATPGRLIDFLEAGKTNLRRCTYLVLDEADRMLDMGFEPQIRKIVDQIRPDRQTLMWSATWPKEVRQLAEDFLRDYVQINVGNLELAANHNILQIVDVCQESEKDHKLIQLMEEIMAEKENKTIIFVETKRRCDDLTRRMRRDGWPAMCIHGDKSQQERDWVLNEFRSGKAPILIATDVASRGLDVEDVKFVINYDYPNSSEDYVHRIGRTARSTNKGTAYTFFTPGNLKQARELVKVLQEANQTINPKLMQLVDHGRGGGGGGGRSRYRTIPTNNNPNMMYQEECDRRMRGKDGGRRDGRNNRDGIASNGTGRDQGRQGYGYVGQNSNFQPSQYGYGQGAFTAGAAGSYGAAAYGQAPQPLMSQQFAPPGTPLLNYMNQAASYQYPPPPPPPPPPARK; via the exons TGCCGGTGGTTCCCGCTTTCCAAAGTTCGGTAATCCAGGAGAACGTCTCCGTAAGAAGCGCTGGGATTTAAATGAGCTTCCAAAATTTGAGAAGAACTTTTACACGGAGCATCCTGAAGTAGTACGCATGTCAATT CATGACATTGAAGAAGTGCGCAGAAAGAAAGAGATTACTGTCCGAGGGATAAATTGCCCAAAACTTGTCTATAGTTTCCTACAGGCTAACTTTCCTC AGTATGTTATGGATGTTCTTATTGACCAACGATTTAAGGAACCTACCCCAATCCAATGCCAGGGATTTCCTCTTGCGTTGAGCGGTCGAGATATGGTGGGAATTGCCCAGACCGGATCTGGCAAAACACTTGCG TATTTGCTGCCTGCAATGGTGCACATCAACCACCAGCCTTATCTGGAGCGAGGAGATGGACCAATT TGCTTGGTTCTCGCTCCAACCAGAGAATTGGCTCAGCAAGTACAGCAAGTAGCTGATGAGTATGGGAAGTCATCTCGGCTGAAGAGTACATGCATTTATGGTGGTGCTCCTAAGGGTCCACAGATACGTGATCTTGAAAGAG GTGTGGAGATTTGCATTGCCACTCCAGGCAGACTCATTGACTTTTTGGAGGCTGGGAAAACCAATTTGAGGCGCTGTACATACCTAGTGCTGGATGAAGCTGACAGAATGCTTGACATGGGTTTTGAGCCACAGATCCGCAAAATTGTGGACCAAATCAGG CCTGACAGACAAACTCTAATGTGGAGCGCCACATGGCCAAAAGAGGTGCGTCAACTAGCTGAGGACTTCTTGAGGGATTACGTACAGATTAATGTGGGAAATTTGGAGCTCGCTGCCAATCATAATATCCTCCAGATCGTTGATGTTTGCCAGGAGAGTGAGAAGGATCACAA ACTTATCCAACTAATGGAAgaaataatggcagaaaaagaaaacaaaacaatcaTTTTTGTGGAAACCAAACGCCGCTGTGATGATCTTACTCGCAGAATGAGGCGCGATGG GTGGCCTGCAATGTGTATCCATGGTGACAAGAGTCAACAAGAACGAGACTGGGTCTTGAATG AATTTCGCTCTGGAAAAGCACCAATCCTAATCGCTACAGATGTCGCTTCACGAGGTCTAG ATGTGGAGGATGTCAAGTTCGTCATTAACTATGATTACCCAAATAGCTCAGAAGATTACGTGCACCGCATCGGACGCACGGCTCGTAGCACAAATAAAGGCACAGCATACACTTTCTTCACTCCTGGAAACCTTAAACAAGCTCGTGAGCTCGTCAAGGTACTTCAAGAAGCTAACCAAACTATAAATCCTAAACTCATGCAGCTGGTAGACCACGGTcgtggtggtggaggaggag GTGGCCGATCTAGGTACCGCACTATTCCGACCAACAATAACCCAAACATGATGTACCAAGAAGAATGTGATAGGAGAATGCGTGGCAAAGATGGTGGTAGACGTGACGGACGTAATAATCGTGATGGAATTGCCAGCAATGGAACTGGAAGAGACCAGGGTCGTCAGGGATATGGCTATGTGGGGCAGAATTCCAACTTCCAGCCTAGCCAGTATGGCTACGGGCAGGGCGCATTTACAGCAGGGGCAGCTGGCAGCTATGGTGCAGCAGCATATGGCCAAGCACCACAGCCGCTGATGTCCCAGCAGTTCGCCCCGCCCGGTACTCCTTTGTTGAACTACATGAATCAAGCAGCTAGTTATCAgtacccaccccctcccccacctccacctccCCCTGCTCGAAAGTGA